The Thermodesulfovibrionales bacterium sequence GAAAGGTCCTTTTGTTGATGAGAAGCTGATGAAAAAAGTGAATCAGATGGTCGAAACGGGGGAGAAGAAGATCATCAAGACATGGTCGAGGAGATCCACCGTTGTGCCGGAGTTTATCGGATTTACCTTTGCGGTCCACAATGGCAGGAAGTTTATCCCTGTCTATGTAACGGAAAATATGGTGGGGCATAAACTGGGTGAATTCTCTCCGACAAGAACGTTTAAGGGACATGCGGGTTCACAGAAATCTGCATCGAAGGGTTAAGTATGGAAGCAAAAGCGATATTGAAATATGCAAGGATCACACCAAGGAAGGCAAGAAGGGTCGTCGATCTTGTGAGGGGCAAAAAGGCAGGAGAGGCCCTCATTGCCCTGAGGTTCATGCCTTACCGTGGGTCCGCATTCATCGAGAAGATCCTGAAGTCGGCAATGTCAAATGCCGAGCAGAAGAAGGTGGTAAATCCTGAAGAGATGGTGATCGAAAAGGCCTATGTAGATCAGGGGCCTGTTATGAAGAGGATGGAGCCGAGGTCTATGGGCAGGGCGAACGTTATCAGGAAGAGGTCCTCTCATATAACATTGATTTTGTCAGAGAAAAAATAACATTGGAGGTCGACGTTGGGTCAGAAGACACATCCGATAGGAAATAGGCTAGGGATAATAAAGACATGGGAGTCCCGGTGGTTCTCGAAAAGGGATTATGCCAATCAATTGATAGAAGACCTCAATGTGCGGAAGGCTATCAAGAAGAGGCTCTTCCATGCCGGGGTATCAAAGATAGAGATCGAGAGGGCCGGGCAGAAGATACGGATTATTATCCATACCGCGAGGCCCGGCATCATCATCGGGAAAAAGGGCGCTGAAGTCGAAAAACTGAGGAAGGATGTTGAGGTGCTGACCGGACGTGAAACGTCGATTGATATTAAGGAAATAAGGAAACCCGAGGTGGACGCACAGCTCGTTGCGGAGAACATCGCCCTACAACTCGAAAAGAGGGTTT is a genomic window containing:
- the rpsC gene encoding 30S ribosomal protein S3; this encodes MGQKTHPIGNRLGIIKTWESRWFSKRDYANQLIEDLNVRKAIKKRLFHAGVSKIEIERAGQKIRIIIHTARPGIIIGKKGAEVEKLRKDVEVLTGRETSIDIKEIRKPEVDAQLVAENIALQLEKRVSFRRAMKKAVASSLRFGALGIRVACSGRLAGAEIARTEWYREGRVPLHTFRADIEYGFAEALTTYGKIGVKVWIYSGDILPEPHRAGEGFAA
- the rpsS gene encoding 30S ribosomal protein S19, with product MPRSLKKGPFVDEKLMKKVNQMVETGEKKIIKTWSRRSTVVPEFIGFTFAVHNGRKFIPVYVTENMVGHKLGEFSPTRTFKGHAGSQKSASKG
- the rplV gene encoding 50S ribosomal protein L22, which encodes MEAKAILKYARITPRKARRVVDLVRGKKAGEALIALRFMPYRGSAFIEKILKSAMSNAEQKKVVNPEEMVIEKAYVDQGPVMKRMEPRSMGRANVIRKRSSHITLILSEKK